The Amaranthus tricolor cultivar Red isolate AtriRed21 chromosome 6, ASM2621246v1, whole genome shotgun sequence genome has a segment encoding these proteins:
- the LOC130815256 gene encoding protein RTF1 homolog, with product MADLENLLLEAAGRTGGSSRSRHSVPASRRRRENAFSDDGSDSKDEYSDDNRGYGGRKPNGSQIPLKKRGKDRDDDQGSQDDDEGDEVSGRGGGSGDDSDVGSDLYKDEDDRQQLAQLTELERELILSERATKLDDKKLHERVKSRWRNDNKPQPKRETTPPLASSRGVRTSARSADRAAQKNDALIELRAKRMRQQGIDTARGGPGSRGYSPVKRKAAPSTGVSSSSQSDSESDSQSEDGRSKRGGRMDDSDDEMSKPKSNIPTYEDIKGITIRRSRLAKWFMEPFFEDMIVGCFVRVGIGMKSGQSIYRLCIVRNVDASDPDKQYKLENKMTYKYLNCVWGSESSAARWQMARISDSPPLEEEYNLWKKEVERTSGRMPTKQEVADKKEEIEKTNTFVYSAETVKHMLQEKKSAATRPLNIAAEKERLRREMEAAQYRNDEVQVEKIKARLEELAAVRQAQDNKNSKAHRLAEMNRKNRVENFKNASELKPVNTNLKSGEAGYDPFSRRWTRSMNYYTGGSKSKENGNAVENPEIKGGEKAGVVATAAALEAAADAGKLVDTSAPVDQGTEHNMLHNFELPISLNTLHRFGGPQGVLAGFMARKQRIEATIGLQVPENDGRRHALTLSVSDYKRRRGLL from the coding sequence ATGGCCGACTTGGAAAACTTGCTCTTAGAGGCAGCTGGAAGAACAGGAGGATCAAGTAGAAGCAGACACTCGGTTCCAGCATCTAGAAGACGACGTGAAAATGCCTTTTCAGATGATGGGAGTGACTCTAAGGATGAATATTCAGATGACAATCGAGGATATGGAGGAAGAAAGCCCAACGGATCCCAAATTCCGTTGAAGAAAAGAGGCAAAGACAGAGATGATGATCAGGGCAGTCAGGATGACGACGAGGGTGATGAAGTTTCTGGCCGTGGGGGTGGAAGTGGTGATGATTCAGATGTTGGGAGTGATCTCTACAAGGACGAAGATGACAGACAACAGCTTGCTCAGTTAACTGAGCTTGAGAGGGAGCTAATCTTATCTGAACGAGCGACAAAACTTGATGATAAGAAGTTGCATGAAAGAGTTAAATCAAGGTGGAGGAATGACAATAAGCCTCAACCTAAGAGGGAAACCACTCCTCCTTTGGCGTCTTCTCGTGGGGTGCGTACATCTGCAAGGTCTGCTGACCGTGCCGCTCAAAAGAATGATGCTTTGATTGAGCTACGAGCAAAACGGATGAGGCAACAAGGCATAGACACAGCTAGAGGTGGTCCAGGATCTCGGGGTTACTCACCTGTCAAAAGGAAAGCGGCTCCTTCTACAGGTGTAAGCAGTTCCAGCCAAAGTGATAGTGAAAGTGATTCTCAGAGTGAAGATGGGAGATCAAAAAGGGGTGGCCGAAtggatgatagtgatgatgagATGTCTAAACCTAAGTCCAACATTCCTACCTATGAAGACATAAAGGGAATTACAATTAGAAGGTCTAGATTAGCAAAATGGTTTATGGAGCCATTCTTCGAGGATATGATTGTTGGTTGTTTTGTAAGAGTAGGCATTGGTATGAAGTCTGGCCAAAGCATTTACAGGCTGTGCATTGTCCGAAATGTAGATGCATCAGACCCTGATAAGCAATATAAGCTGGAAAACAAGATGACTTACAAGTACTTGAACTGTGTCTGGGGTAGTGAAAGCTCTGCAGCTCGATGGCAGATGGCTAGAATTTCCGACTCCCCTCCTCTTGAAGAAGAGTACAACCTGTGGAAGAAAGAGGTGGAACGCACCAGTGGAAGGATGCCCACGAAGCAAGAAGTTGCCGATAAGAaggaagaaattgaaaaaacaaACACTTTTGTGTACTCTGCGGAAACAGTGAAGCATATGTTGCAGGAGAAGAAATCAGCTGCAACAAGACCTTTGAACATTGCAGCCGAGAAGGAAAGACTGAGGAGAGAAATGGAAGCCGCACAATACAGAAATGACGAAGTTCAGGTGGAGAAGATTAAGGCAAGATTAGAGGAATTGGCAGCTGTTCGTCAAGCACAGGATAATAAAAATTCCAAGGCACACAGATTAGCAGAGATGAATAGAAAGAATAGAGTAGAAAACTTCAAGAATGCATCCGAATTGAAGCCTGTAAACACTAACCTCAAATCGGGAGAAGCTGGATATGATCCCTTCTCTAGGAGGTGGACTAGGTCTATGAATTACTATACCGGAGGATCGAAAAGTAAAGAAAATGGCAATGCTGTGGAAAATCCCGAGATTAAAGGAGGTGAAAAGGCCGGAGTAGTTGCCACAGCAGCAGCCTTAGAGGCTGCTGCTGATGCTGGGAAATTGGTGGATACAAGTGCACCAGTTGACCAAGGCACAGAACATAATATGCTGCATAACTTCGAACTTCCAATCTCGTTAAACACATTGCATAGATTTGGTGGGCCACAAGGTGTCTTGGCCGGGTTCATGGCAAGGAAGCAAAGGATTGAAGCAACAATTGGACTTCAAGTCCCCGAGAACGATGGTCGTAGACATGCATTGACATTGTCAGTGAGTGATTACAAGAGGCGACGAGGGCTATTATGA